Proteins encoded within one genomic window of Bacteroidales bacterium:
- a CDS encoding CBS domain-containing protein, whose product MKISASIYSNKDKELDTLINELDAHHVNFFHIDCNDNPAVFDDIKKIRTLSKTPIDLHLITQQPEKYFSLIEENNIENVTFQFEKLKNGFHLPKNLKSNFGLSIVSETDIEIFEKFKNQFSFILFMATTPGQSGGKFNKQNFKKINEFRNKYPGKKIHVDGGINEELSFILRNMGVNVVVIGSYLFKSEFIGSALLQLKSDDIEGHYCVKDFMLDIDETPKLISGKISFYDVLKSIDDYKMGFTVITNGEGILQGIITNADIRKSLLRNYKNILNASVDDMLNRDPAYVYDYETVTDILNYIKTLDFPILFMPVVDKEKKLVGAIKFNNLIKGES is encoded by the coding sequence ATGAACTTGATGCGCATCATGTGAATTTTTTTCATATCGATTGCAATGATAATCCAGCGGTTTTTGATGATATAAAAAAAATAAGAACACTTAGCAAAACGCCTATCGACCTGCATCTCATCACACAGCAACCGGAAAAATATTTTTCACTGATCGAAGAAAACAATATTGAGAATGTAACTTTCCAGTTTGAAAAATTAAAAAACGGTTTTCATCTTCCTAAAAATTTAAAATCGAATTTTGGGTTATCAATAGTTTCTGAAACCGATATTGAGATTTTTGAGAAATTTAAAAATCAATTTTCTTTCATCCTATTCATGGCCACTACTCCCGGGCAAAGCGGAGGAAAATTCAACAAACAGAATTTCAAAAAAATCAATGAATTCCGGAATAAATATCCCGGCAAAAAAATTCATGTCGATGGCGGTATCAATGAAGAACTTTCTTTTATTTTAAGAAACATGGGGGTGAATGTTGTTGTAATCGGCAGCTATCTTTTTAAAAGTGAATTCATCGGCTCTGCACTGCTTCAGTTGAAAAGCGACGATATTGAAGGGCATTATTGCGTAAAAGATTTTATGCTCGATATAGATGAAACTCCAAAATTGATTTCAGGGAAAATTTCATTCTACGATGTTTTGAAATCGATTGATGATTATAAAATGGGATTCACCGTAATCACCAATGGTGAAGGTATTCTTCAAGGTATCATCACCAATGCAGATATCCGGAAAAGTTTATTAAGAAATTACAAAAACATTTTAAATGCATCAGTTGATGATATGCTTAACCGCGATCCTGCTTATGTTTACGACTACGAAACTGTAACGGATATTTTGAACTATATCAAGACCCTTGATTTTCCTATACTTTTCATGCCCGTTGTTGACAAAGAAAAGAAATTGGTCGGGGCAATTAAATTTAACAATCTTATCAAAGGCGAATCATGA